One genomic region from Sander lucioperca isolate FBNREF2018 chromosome 3, SLUC_FBN_1.2, whole genome shotgun sequence encodes:
- the LOC116067260 gene encoding mucin-17-like codes for MLMEVGYSNGLDPDLSQQYPPPLLPKPGKDNARLQKLKKKRAKKKGSLSQTPIPFRSCLSPVNEASTDLEHSDQSSPPRTPDSVYTADPSVSSFPFDSFYDHSASAFPHPRSSPYGQTGSFPPQSYIAQIRTSEEQVAPLYECSTFLFDDVTPFMMPPSASTPPSPPEQVSAPPPPCALNLNMTPNSHGSVTTVPPVTVSQSSTKISTHRLTLSPAAPNCGPGPAPSQVADLPPLPALLSVSDTQTQRFIANQRETNASSKDNPQSQMSSWTARPTSNGNFQMSPEITASKISLVEAVKEAKPDTQQSRIYTSKATFYEISKPPSIQDLTVINPTYQGASLSDVYRKKTPVSVEKTDQKLNVSTTQCGRPKTPSSTPARVSTPFIEISKPNPLLFAAFNSSKGLEAPAIPKEAPRQKPTIQTSGLSKPPASTEELKWTDVNHITAIKQASNYEELEIQKTQRSTINPSFANTELYPREKLASSMTAPDSAVVKPTLIESVIPKLQTIQVSESKASSLPKVPSFLSTVPKTSNLNPTQVISMQAPSPSPSPLSTPYRPPVVDARKSLSSLLESQMSLATSKPKSRSTYYGLTPSEYAAYGGIRTISSHHSPVPTRVRETSSNKIQSDVAVDESHVSMSNATKLLNGHQDLPSSMEAPAANILQPPRDSELPAEQIVTRSKDEFGENVSEAQSIGMQSLKTSKVDTIKSELPLDLAQKTMQQSTSDVSTPKSSFSEASIPMSKAGLSLSQSSIPKQRNVTAISAKTWTQRQGRSEDQNYSCTDGSPGSRTLHEVSDINCIFNC; via the exons ATGTTAATGGAAGTCGGCTACAGTAACGGGCTGGACCCTGACCTTTCCCAGCAGTATCCTCCGCCCTTACTGCCAAAACCAGGCAAGGACAACGCAAGGCTTCAGAAACTCAAGAAGAAGAGAGCCAAGAAAAAAGGCAGCCTTTCTCAGACGCCAATCCCCTTTCGCTCCTGTTTGTCACCTGTCAATGAAGCGAGCACAGACCTCGAGCACAGTGACCAGTCCAGCCCACCAAGGACACCGGATTCAGTCTACACTGCAGATCCTTCAGTATCCAGTTTCCCCTTTGACTCCTTCTACGATCACTCTGCATCTGCATTTCCTCATCCTCGGAGCAGCCCCTACGGCCAAACTGGCAGCTTCCCCCCTCAGTCCTACATAGCTCAGATCAGGACTTCTGAAGAGCAGGTGGCTCCGCTATATGAGTGCTCAACTTTTTTATTCGATGACGTGACTCCTTTCATGATGCCACCTTCAGCTTCAACACCCCCATCACCACCTGAGCAGGTTTCAGCACCACCTCCTCCCTGTGCTTTAAATTTAAACATGACACCAAACTCCCATGGGTCAGTCACAACAGTCCCTCCAGTCACTGTGTCGCAATCCAGCACTAAAATATCAACTCATAGGCTGACCCTATCCCCAGCCGCCCCCAATTGTGGCCCAGGTCCGGCTCCTTCTCAGGTTGCAGACCTACCTCCTCTTCCAGCGTTGCTATCCGtttcagacactcagacacaacgTTTTATTGCCAACCAGAGGGAGACAAATGCCAGTTCAAAGGACAACCCTCAGAGCCAGATGTCGTCTTGGACTGCCAGACCTACCAGTAATGGCAACTTCCAGATGTCGCCTGAGATAACTGCCTCAAAAATATCACTTGTTGAAGCAGTTAAAGAGGCAAAGCCTGACACCCAACAAAGCAGGATTTATACATCAAAGGCAACATTTTATGAGATTTCTAAACCTCCCTCCATCCAAGACCTCACAGTAATAAACCCAACCTACCAGGGAGCATCATTATCTGACGTATACAGAAAGAAAACGCCTGTGTCAGTGGAGAAAACTGATCAGAAACTGAATGTGTCCACGACCCAATGTGGAAGACCTAAGACTCCCTCTTCTACACCAGCTCGAGTATCAACACCCTTTATTGAAATATCCAAACCTAACCCACTTTTATTTGCTGCTTTCAACTCCTCCAAAGGTCTAGAAGCTCCTGCAATTCCCAAAGAGGCTCCAAGACAAAAACCAACAATTCAAACCAGTGGTTTAAGTAAACCTCCAGCTTCCACAGAAGAACTGAAGTGGACTGATGTTAATCACATTACTGCTATCAAACAAGCCAGCAATTACGAAGAGTTAGAGATTCAAAAAACACAAAGGAGTACAATAAATCCAAGCTTTGCTAATACTGAGCTGTACCCCAGAGAGAAATTAGCATCAAGTATGACTGCACCTGACTCTGCTGTGGTCAAACCAACACTAATAGAATCAGTCATCCCAAAACTACAAACAATCCAAGTCTCTGAAAGTAAAGCTTCATCTTTGCCAAAGGTCCCATCATTTTTATCCACTGTACCAAAGACTTCAAATCTCAACCCTACGCAAGTGATTTCAATGCAAGCACCATCTCCAAGTCCAAGCCCTCTGTCGACCCCTTATCGTCCTCCAGTGGTTGATGCACGCAAGTCTTTGTCGTCACTATTGGAGAGCCAAATGTCATTAGCGACCTCAAAGCCCAAATCACGATCAACATATTATGGCCTTACTCCATCTGAGTATGCTGCCTACGGTGGGATTAGGACTATTTCATCACATCACAGCCCTGTACCCACCAGGGTTAGAGAAACCTCTTCAAATAAAATACAGTCAGATGTAGCTGTAGATGAATCACACGTCTCAATGTCTAATGCAACGAAACTACTCAATGGACATCAGGATCTTCCATCTTCGATGGAGgctcctgctgctaacatttTACAACCTCCAAGGGATTCTGAGCTTCCAGCTGAACAGATCGTCACACGTAGCAAAGATGAGTTTGGGGAGAATGTGTCTGAAGCTCAAAGTATTGGAATGCAATCACTTAAAACATCAAAGGTGGACACCATAAAATCTGAGCTTCCTCTTGACTTGGCACAGAAAACAATGCAACAATCCACAAGTGACGTATCCACACCAAAAAGCTCTTTCTCTGAGGCTTCAATACCAATGTCTAAAGCAG GCCTCAGCCTCAGTCAAAGCTCCATCCCCAAACAGAGGAACGTCACCGCCATCTCAGCAAAAACCTGGACTCAAAGACAAGGACGTTCTGAGGACCAAAACTACAGCTGCACCGATGGAAGCCCCGGCAGTCGAACCCTCCATGAAGTCAGCGACATCAACTGCATCTTCAACTGCTGA